caccaaaacaaccttggggttccaacataatatcgtatccatatcaggcccaacatgggcctgatatggtacaatatcaggcccaacgtgtgtAACTTTGCATTTCAATTGAACATCTCTCTTTTGTTGTGGATTTCAAAGTCTGCTATTTTTTCAAACTATAaattacctaaaaataaaataaaataaaataaaattagaatgtGCTACCAGAGGGTTTAAGTCTACAGCATGGCCATAAGTGCATTgttccgtgccaattggcacggagcAATAACTTAGTTTCCAGTAGGGGTGGGCATCGGCCGGTTTGGTTCGGTTTTACTCTACTGCGGTTTAATTTTTTCGGTTTcggttttaaaattttctaatccaAAACCAAACCATTTTATTACGGTTCGGTCCGATTTTTGGTATAATACGGTTCAATTTATACGGCCGGTTATATACGGTTTATATAAtgaattaaattagttttgtgGAACTATAAATATTAGTTTAAAGATAaaggaaaataataatttataaaataattatctgATTGAACATAAACCCGATTGATAACTAGCAGATACAAGTAACAAACATTAGATAAGCCACCTTTTACCATCTACAGCATGAAATTGTGACTTGTGAACTATCCAATCCAATGAATCCATGTCACCACCACAGTCCACAAATATCAAAATAGCATTAGAAACTTCaaacctcaagttttgatttttacTCGGTCAATACAATCCTGATAATCTTTCAATATACAATTATACACATGTCTAAAGTCTAAACTTCAAAATTAGCTGAAACTTGAAAGTTTTCAGCTCCAAAATCCTATTTggcaagaaaaaaataaaaacattgcAATTAGAAAGTGATtatgaatataataaattaaatatgtaaACTTACTGTAACTAATTGATAATATCTTTCTCATCCTCATCTTCAAAAATCCTattgaagaaaaataataaattcatTATAAGTTTACAACTACCAAAGATAAGTCACAATCTTGTAAAAATAAGTAAATATGTAAATTTAACTTACAACATTTCATTGGAatgattatatttcagactttTTAGTTATGTAAGAACCCAATCAAACACTAttcaaatctaaaaaaataagaaaattatcaCAAAACATTAAATAACAAAATAATTGTAACATAAATAAAACAGAAAAACATACACAAAATTCTTACCAGATTCAATCTCTTCAAGATAATCCAAGTCTTCTTCTACTTTAATGGGTGAAGTGTCTTTTCGGAACCAATCTTGAAGACAAATGAGAGCTTGCACTAATCGAGGAGTTAATGAACTTCTAAATGAATCAAGAATACGTCCCCCTGTGCTAAAAACACTTTCCGATGCCACAGTAGAAATAGGAATCGCTAACACATCATGAGCCATCTCAGCTAAAGTAGGAAATTTGGAAGAGTTAACTTTCCACCAAAGCAAAATATCAAAATGTTCATTTGCAACCTTAACATCATCATCAAGATACCTATCTAGCTCAGTCTTAGCATCCATATTTCCACTTTCAGCCTtatgccttaagtattcttgttGTATTAGTGTTCTTTTGTGAAGACTTTCAATGTTTATAACTGATGGCTCAACTCTGCTAGTGGATGATCCTTGAGAGATTTTTGAAGTGACCTTCCTATATTCTTCAAATAAAGTAGTCATATACAACTTTACTTCATCTCGtattttctctcctttctcttgTCCATACATTCTCAAAAGCACAAAAGCCACATAATCAAATTTGAAATGAGGATCAAGCACACAAGCAATAAAAATCATCTTATTCATTTTTTCCGGAGCACCCCAATATTTATCAAATTTAGCTTTCATCCTTTTTGCCATCATAGCTAAAGAAATGTCATCGTTATCTGCCAACAACTTTAAAATACAAGCAAGCTCACCTATTTCATGAAAGTGAACATTTGAAGTGACATA
The genomic region above belongs to Zingiber officinale cultivar Zhangliang chromosome 11A, Zo_v1.1, whole genome shotgun sequence and contains:
- the LOC122031551 gene encoding zinc finger BED domain-containing protein RICESLEEPER 2-like; its protein translation is MAIMITKCLLDWGLDKVFTIIVDNASSNDITLKEMSKQFSKWGTNLMDGQHLHVRCMAHIVNLIIQDGLKEVGDSVRRVRQAIRYIRQSPARLKKFKDCCEIEKITSKKSLCLDVVTRWNSTYLMLRTTLEFENAFLSYGIHDPGLLEHLLTHVCEDGKDVGALTSGDWENVRKMEKFLESFYNLTLRVSGSLYVTSNVHFHEIGELACILKLLADNDDISLAMMAKRMKAKFDKYWGAPEKMNKMIFIACVLDPHFKFDYVAFVLLRMYGQEKGEKIRDEVKLYMTTLFEEYRKVTSKISQGSSTSRVEPSVINIESLHKRTLIQQEYLRHKAESGNMDAKTELDRYLDDDVKVANEHFDILLWWKVNSSKFPTLAEMAHDVLAIPISTVASESVFSTGGRILDSFRSSLTPRLVQALICLQDWFRKDTSPIKVEEDLDYLEEIESDLNSV